In the Nitrospirota bacterium genome, one interval contains:
- a CDS encoding HNH endonuclease: MKHPSLPDRFWSKVAKGPPEDCWLWMGARLLTGYGVFSLGGSDGAHRVAWMLTHGPIPPGRHICHHCDNPPCCNPAHLFCGTHLDNMRDRDRKGRGNHYHPPRSGTGPGHQLSPKGATMKMLTVPVEDSLKRELDKLRQEGYTLNGWVRATLAKALKARKQQSATK; this comes from the coding sequence ATGAAGCACCCTTCCTTGCCGGACCGGTTCTGGTCCAAGGTCGCGAAGGGACCACCCGAGGACTGCTGGCTATGGATGGGGGCTAGGTTGCTCACCGGATACGGGGTCTTCAGTCTGGGCGGATCAGATGGGGCTCATCGCGTCGCCTGGATGCTGACCCACGGACCGATCCCTCCTGGTCGGCATATCTGCCATCACTGCGATAACCCGCCCTGCTGCAATCCCGCTCATCTCTTTTGCGGCACGCACCTGGACAATATGCGCGACAGAGATCGAAAAGGGCGAGGCAATCACTATCACCCGCCTCGCAGCGGCACCGGACCGGGCCATCAACTGTCTCCGAAGGGAGCCACCATGAAGATGTTGACGGTTCCGGTGGAGGATTCGCTAAAGCGCGAGCTGGATAAGCTTCGCCAAGAAGGCTACACGCTCAATGGCTGGGTGCGGGCGACGCTGGCCAAGGCACTGAAAGCGCGTAAGCAGCAGTCCGCGACGAAGTAA